From Salmo salar chromosome ssa04, Ssal_v3.1, whole genome shotgun sequence, one genomic window encodes:
- the LOC106603626 gene encoding frizzled-9, with amino-acid sequence MDVFNLRIAILLWCQLVIAASSLEIGAYDLERGRPAKCEPITIPMCQGIGYNMTRMPNFMKYASQAEASIKLNEFAPLVEYGCDMHLRFFLCSLYVPMCTDKVSTTIPACRPMCEQARQKCSPIMEKFSFGWPDSLDCSKLPTKNDPNSLCMEAPENDTKQETKKGEGMLPVPPRPRQPSSGTSGRSGTSLGSCKNPKKFQYVEKSQSCAPRCSSAVDVFWSKQDKDFAFIWMAVWSTLCFVSTAFTVLTFLLDPQRFQYPERPIIFLSMCYNVYSVAFVIRSVAGAENIACDRENGELYIIQEGLESTGCTIVFLILYYFGMASSIWWVILTLTWFLAAGKKWGHEAIEAHSSYFHMAAWGIPAMKTIVILTMRKVAGDELTGLCYVGSMDVNALTGFVLIPLSCYLVIGTSFILTGFVALFHIRKIMKTGGTNTEKLEKLMVKIGVFSILYTVPATCVIICYFYERLNMDYWKFQVLESKCVSFPGRRNEDCSLEESVPTVAVFMLKIFMSLVVGITSGVWVWSSKTLQTWQGLCNRKLAVRTSRKPCGSVSCSSSHCHYKGPAVVLHMSKTDSYIESPTHV; translated from the coding sequence ATGGATGTTTTTAATTTGAGGATTGCCATTTTACTGTGGTGCCAACTTGTTATTGCTGCATCCAGCTTGGAGATCGGAGCCTATGATCTAGAGAGAGGCAGACCTGCAAAATGCGAACCCATCACCATCCCCATGTGCCAGGGCATTGGCTACAATATGACAAGAATGCCCAACTTCATGAAATATGCAAGCCAAGCAGAGGCCAGCATCAAACTGAATGAGTTTGCCCCTCTCGTGGAATATGGCTGTGACATGCACCTGCGCTTTTTCCTCTGCTCCCTCTACGTCCCCATGTGCACTGACAAAGTGTCCACCACCATTCCTGCCTGCCGACCAATGTGTGAGCAGGCCAGGCAAAAGTGCTCTCCCATCATGGAGAAGTTCAGCTTCGGCTGGCCTGACTCACTGGACTGCTCCAAGCTACCCACTAAAAACGACCCCAACTCCCTGTGCATGGAGGCGCCTGAGAATGACACAAAGCAGGAGACCAAGAAGGGGGAGGGCATGCTCCCGGTGCCCCCCAGACCCAGGCAGCCCAGCTCAGGTACCAGCGGGCGCTCTGGCACCAGCCTGGGCTCCTGCAAGAACCCGAAGAAGTTCCAGTACGTGGAGAAGAGCCAGTCGTGCGCCCCACGCTGCTCCTCTGCAGTGGACGTGTTCTGGTCAAAGCAGGACAAGGACTTTGCCTTCATCTGGATGGCGGTGTGGTCCACACTCTGCTTTGTCTCCACCGCCTTCACCGTCCTCACCTTCCTGCTGGACCCGCAGCGCTTCCAGTACCCAGAGCGGCCCATCATTTTCCTCTCCATGTGCTACAATGTCTACTCGGTGGCCTTCGTCATCCGCTCGGTGGCCGGGGCCGAGAACATCGCCTGTGACCGGGAGAATGGCGAGCTCTACATCATCCAGGAGGGGCTGGAGTCCACGGGCTGCACCATCGTATTCCTCATCCTCTACTACTTCGGTATGGCCTCATCCATCTGGTGGGTCATCCTCACCCTCACCTGGTTCCTGGCCGCTGGTAAGAAGTGGGGCCACGAGGCCATCGAGGCCCACAGCAGCTACTTCCACATGGCCGCCTGGGGCATCCCAGCCATGAAGACCATAGTCATCCTCACCATGAGGAAGGTGGCCGGGGACGAGCTGACAGGGCTGTGCTACGTGGGCAGCATGGATGTCAACGCCCTGACTGGCTTTGTGCTCATCCCTCTGTCCTGCTACCTGGTCATTGGCACCTCCTTCATCCTCACGGGCTTCGTAGCGCTCTTCCACATCCGCAAGATAATGAAGACAGGCGGCACTAACACGGAGAAGCTGGAGAAGCTGATGGTGAAGATCGGTGTGTTCTCCATCCTGTACACGGTGCCCGCCACCTGCGTCATCATATGCTACTTCTATGAGAGGCTCAACATGGACTACTGGAAGTTCCAGGTTCTGGAGAGCAAGTGTGTTTCATTCCCTGGACGCCGGAACGAGGACTGCTCCCTGGAGGAGTCGGTGCCCACCGTGGCGGTATTCATGCTGAAGATCTTTATGTCTCTGGTGGTGGGCATCACCAGCGGTGTGTGGGTGTGGAGCTCCAAGACCCTGCAGACCTGGCAGGGTCTGTGCAACAGGAAGCTGGCAGTGCGGACTAGCAGGAAGCCCTGTGGCAGCGTCAGCTGCAGCAGCTCCCACTGCCACTATAAGGGCCCAGCCGTGGTGCTCCACATGTCCAAAACAGACTCTTACATAGAGAGCCCAACACACGTCTGA